The Oryzias latipes chromosome 1, ASM223467v1 genome contains a region encoding:
- the LOC101163714 gene encoding lysozyme g isoform X1 has protein sequence MFADIRNVSTTGASAQTARQDKLTVSGVSASHAMAQTDAGRMMRYKDKITAVGHRLGVDPALIAGIISRESRAGNVLQNGWGDHGNGWGLMQVDVNPRGGGHKAEGAWDSEEHLSQATGILTHFIHRMEKKFPNCSKEQQLKGGIAAYNTGDGRVHSCDDVDAHTTGKDYANDVVARAQWYKNHGY, from the exons A TGTTTGCAGACATCAGGAATGTTTCAACCACAGGAGCCTCGGCTCAAACAGCCCGACAGGACAAGCTGACGGTGTCAG GTGTGAGTGCATCACACGCCATGGCGCAGACTGACGCCGGCAGAATGATGAGATATAAGGACAAGATCACAGCGGTGGGACACAGGCTTGGGGTTGATCCAGCTCTGATTGCCGGCATCATCTCCAGGGAGTCCAGGGCCGGAAACGTCCTGCAGAATGGCTGGGGGGACCATGGAAACGGCTGGGGACTGATGCAG GTTGATGTCAATCCTCGTGGAGGTGGACACAAGGCTGAGGGAGCGTGGGACAGCGAGGAGCATCTCTCCCAGGCCACCGGGATCCTCACTCATTTCATTCATCGGATGGAGAAGAAATTCCCAAACTGCTCCAAAGAGCAGCAGCTGAAAG GAGGCATCGCCGCCTACAACACTGGAGACGGACGAGTGCACTCCTGCGACGACGTGGATGCCCACACAACTGGCAAAGATTACGCCAATGATGTTGTCGCCAGAGCTCAGTGGTACAAGAACCACGGCTACTAA
- the LOC101163714 gene encoding lysozyme g isoform X2 yields the protein MAQTDAGRMMRYKDKITAVGHRLGVDPALIAGIISRESRAGNVLQNGWGDHGNGWGLMQVDVNPRGGGHKAEGAWDSEEHLSQATGILTHFIHRMEKKFPNCSKEQQLKGGIAAYNTGDGRVHSCDDVDAHTTGKDYANDVVARAQWYKNHGY from the exons ATGGCGCAGACTGACGCCGGCAGAATGATGAGATATAAGGACAAGATCACAGCGGTGGGACACAGGCTTGGGGTTGATCCAGCTCTGATTGCCGGCATCATCTCCAGGGAGTCCAGGGCCGGAAACGTCCTGCAGAATGGCTGGGGGGACCATGGAAACGGCTGGGGACTGATGCAG GTTGATGTCAATCCTCGTGGAGGTGGACACAAGGCTGAGGGAGCGTGGGACAGCGAGGAGCATCTCTCCCAGGCCACCGGGATCCTCACTCATTTCATTCATCGGATGGAGAAGAAATTCCCAAACTGCTCCAAAGAGCAGCAGCTGAAAG GAGGCATCGCCGCCTACAACACTGGAGACGGACGAGTGCACTCCTGCGACGACGTGGATGCCCACACAACTGGCAAAGATTACGCCAATGATGTTGTCGCCAGAGCTCAGTGGTACAAGAACCACGGCTACTAA
- the LOC101163952 gene encoding N-acetylmuramoyl-L-alanine amidase-like, with translation MTPFVPACFVVILFHFSAVCSRPTGAHLRNMESFIEAVREVEDSTPGLSPLDLLRALRKTAGHDDVMTTHFLGESYNFSGSDVLEKAILNASSFSFFDKAIHHIVTDRGEERGVVLAPDGTTVALAPLLLGIELGLKAKVEGGSPVGIFPITLGRRLGLTFLSLQDFPASVRLGPNGCWDDVERPKVYKLSRHATLATDAIINGGMDGLILGMDLNSPAAPEQTRALSEILKGFYFFTLQEQGLDAVATHISPKRRELSKSLLESSDLHITVMETLALVWKLEKTEWIALDTGVGKAVKDGLQEFVHKYWDCPQIIPRCQWGAKPQQGTPVPLSLPLQYLYIHHTYLPSSPCLSFPNCSRDMRSMQRFHQEDRGWDDIGYSFVVGSDGYIYEGRGWTYRGTHTRGHNSIGYGVAVIGNYTASLPSRHATRLLRDRLAQCAVDGGALAANFSIQGHRQVVNYTTCPGDAFFGEIKTWEHFRE, from the exons GGGCCCACTTGCGTAACATGGAGAGCTTCATAGAGGCTGTTCGCGAGGTGGAGGACTCCACCCCCGGTCTGTCCCCCCTGGATCTACTCAGAGCCTTGCGGAAAACCGCCGGTCACGATGACGTGATGACCACCCATTTCCTGGGCGAGTCGTACAATTTCAGCGGCTCAGACGTTCTGGAGAAGGCCATTCTGAACGCATCGTCCTTCAGCTTCTTTGATAAGGCCATCCACCACATTGTGACCGACCGTGGAGAGGAGCGGGGCGTGGTCCTCGCTCCCGACGGCACCACGGTGGCACTTGCACCTTTGCTCTTAGGGATTGAGTTGGGACTGAAAGCAAAGGTGGAGGGGGGCTCACCCGTGGGGATCTTCCCCATCACCCTCGGCAGGAGGCTGGGCCTCACGTTCCTAAGCTTACAGGACTTTCCTGCATCTGTTCGTTTGGGGCCCAACGGGTGCTGGGATGACGTGGAGCGCCCCAAAGTCTACAAGCTGTCTCGGCACGCGACACTGGCCACAGACGCGATCATCAACGGGGGCATGGACGGCCTGATACTGGGCATGGACCTGAACAGCCCGGCAGCACCTGAACAGACACGGGCCCTGAGTGAAATCCTGAAGGGGTTCTACTTTTTCACTCTGCAGGAACAGGGTCTCGATGCTGTAGCTACCCACATCAGCCCAAAGAGACGGGAGCTTTCAAAGTCCCTGCTGGAGTCGTCTGACCTTCACATCACTGTGATGGAGACGCTGGCTTTGGTCTGGAAGCTGGAGAAGACAGAATGGATTGCTCTGGACACCGGAGTGGGAAAGGCGGTGAAGGATGGTCTGCAGGAGTTTGTACACAAGTACTGGG ACTGTCCTCAGATCATCCCTCGCTGTCAGTGGGGAGCCAAACCACAGCAGGGGACACCAGTCCCACTTTCGCTCCCCCTCCAGTATCTTTACATTCACCACACCTATCTGCCCTCATCGCCCTGTTTGTCCTTTCCAAACTGCTCACGAGACATGAGGTCAATGCAGCGTTTTCACCAAGAGGACCGGGGCTGGGACGACATTGGATACAG CTTCGTGGTGGGTTCTGATGGATATATTTATGAAGGGCGGGGTTGGACCTACCGCGGCACCCACACCAGAGGACACAACAGCATCGGCTATGGTGTGGCGGTCATCGGGAACTACACGGCCTCGCTGCCTTCCCGCCACGCCACGCGCCTGCTGCGCGACCGACTTGCGCAGTGCGCTGTTGATGGAGGGGCATTGGCGGCTAACTTCTCCATCCAGGGCCACAGACAGGTGGTGAACTACACCACCTGTCCGGGTGACGCCTTCTTTGGAGAAATTAAAACCTGGGAACATTTCCGGGAATAA